One genomic region from Quercus robur chromosome 4, dhQueRobu3.1, whole genome shotgun sequence encodes:
- the LOC126724303 gene encoding alanine aminotransferase 1, mitochondrial-like isoform X1, which produces MPLKVSYMVHMMMQLLIKSENDGFLCPIPQYPLYPASIDLHGGTLVLGEENQRDIVEFCGKEGLVLLADEINKTILVLIHMKGLMWRDLSILNGSSLPNSGVWVSRLNMEVDRGIH; this is translated from the exons ATGCCTCTCAAAGTATCATATATG GTGCATATGATGATGCAATTACTGATAAAATCAGAAAATGATGGATTTCTTTGTCCCATTCCTCAGTACCCTTTATACCCTGCTTCAATTGATCTCCATGGTGGTACACTG GTTCTTGGTGAGGAGAACCAGCGTGACATTGTGGAATTCTGCGGGAAAGAAGGTCTTGTGCTACTGGCAGATGAG ATCAACAAGACTATTCTGGTGCTTATACATATGAAAGGATTGATGTGGAGGGATCTTTCCATACTGAATGGTTCAAGCTTGCCAAACAGT GGAGTTTGGGTTTCAAGACTGAACATGGAAGTGGACAGAGGAATTCATTAG
- the LOC126724303 gene encoding alanine aminotransferase 1, mitochondrial-like isoform X2 — MPLKVSYMVHMMMQLLIKSENDGFLCPIPQYPLYPASIDLHGGTLVLGEENQRDIVEFCGKEGLVLLADEGVWVSRLNMEVDRGIH; from the exons ATGCCTCTCAAAGTATCATATATG GTGCATATGATGATGCAATTACTGATAAAATCAGAAAATGATGGATTTCTTTGTCCCATTCCTCAGTACCCTTTATACCCTGCTTCAATTGATCTCCATGGTGGTACACTG GTTCTTGGTGAGGAGAACCAGCGTGACATTGTGGAATTCTGCGGGAAAGAAGGTCTTGTGCTACTGGCAGATGAG GGAGTTTGGGTTTCAAGACTGAACATGGAAGTGGACAGAGGAATTCATTAG
- the LOC126724275 gene encoding putative disease resistance protein RGA3 isoform X1, giving the protein MAEVILFGLAQKMIENLGSQTFQEIGSLWGVEGELEKIKATVSTIQAVLQDAAEQRSHNNQVKHWLEKLNDAVYDADDLLSEFSTEATRRSMVSGNKLTKEVRTFFSKSNQLAFRGKMSRKIKAMRQKLNAIAEVREKFHLKEYHVEPKVVREPTHSFVREEEVIGREEEKKAIIELLLDSNVEENVSVIPIVGIGGLGKTTLAQCVYNDEKVKNNFELKMWVCVSDVFELKSIIEKIIISAIGDAPRNLEMDQLQIKLREKIDRKKYLLVLDDIWNEDREKWLNLKNILMGGLKGSKIVITTRSKLVAKITHTDSPYINLKGLSIEQSWFLFEKVAFSKGQVTNNPTLREIGSEIVKICQGVPLAIKSIGHVLYCKETESEWLFVKNNLLENVTLGNEILPILKLSYDNLPSHLKSCFAYCSLFPKDYEMDKETVIQLWIAQGFIQSSNKNQQLEDVGDEYFKDLLWRSFFEEVGTYKGLRYKMHDLIHDLAEAIAGEECRLINIDGKNINEKNRHVSCPFSIDSSFTETLRLLVKAVKVHTFLLTYNEHKSGGLDESMLKTIILSFKSLRALDLHALNIKSIPNSIGKLIHLKYLDVSFNWNIETLPDSITTLLNLQVLKLYDCRGLKELPKKFRELVNLKHLYNHGCYNLSHMPCGLGQMTSLQTLSLFIVSTSSHTGGLGELKELNNLRGTLEISHLERLEETNSESIVVNLREKQHLEKLILKWDHQDQVDNNEDEKLLEDPQPHENLKYLEVYQYKGVKFSSWISSLINLVDLRIESCKRCRYLPPLSHLPSLKSLSLDTMNDLEYISDKDMSKEVLASSATLSTTFFPSLKSLAIETCPNLKGWWGRTGRDLVATTSASTPDHQQDQSHNSLPLFPLLSYLRIINCPEMTSMPLFPNLEESLYLKNVSLRPLQETMSVSSSSLSSSSPLSKLNYMTLFSIEDIESLPAEWALYSLKQLYIVNCPRLTSMSGAVRNLTSLCVLSIVDCEEFDPFRDMHDDGMEWRCLNCLRDLWFISIPKLKSLPVGLQCISTLKELRISNCPNLMTLPELTSLEYLGIERCEPNLTSLLEISCLTSLQSLGIVDFPNLITLPESIRNLISLETLFIQSCPNLTTLPDDGFIKSLRKLLIINCPQLAEKYKNKIDKDFPNLEIEWR; this is encoded by the coding sequence ATGGCCGAAGTAATCCTCTTTGGTCTTGCAcagaaaatgattgaaaatcTGGGCTCTCAGACTTTCCAAGAGATTGGATCACTCTGGGGTGTCGAAGGTGAGCTTGAAAAAATCAAGGCGACTGTTTCCACAATCCAAGCTGTACTTCAGGATGCAGCGGAGCAGCGAAGTCATAACAATCAAGTCAAGCACTGGCTCGAAAAGCTCAACGATGCAGTTTATGACGCAGATGACTTGTTGAGTGAGTTCTCAACTGAAGCTACAAGGCGAAGCATGGTGAGTGGGAATAAACTCACAAAAGAGGTACGCACTTTCTTTTCAAAGTCAAACCAACTAGCTTTTCGTGGTAAGATGAGTCGTAAAATAAAGGCAATGAGGCAAAAGCTAAATGCAATAGCAGAAGTCAGGGAAAAGTTTCACCTGAAAGAATACCATGTAGAGCCTAAAGTAGTGAGGGAACCAACTCACTCATTTGTACGTGAAGAAGAAGTTATTGGGagggaagaggaaaaaaaggcTATCATAGAACTATTATTGGACTCTAATGTAGAAGAGAATGTTTCGGTTATTCCCATTGTGGGGATAGGGGGATTAGGGAAAACTACTCTTGCTCAATGTGTGTACAATGATGAGaaagtcaaaaataattttgagttAAAAATGTGGGTATGTGTTTCTGATGTCTTTGAGTTGAAAAGTATTATTGAAAAGATAATTATATCTGCTATAGGTGATGCACCTAGAAATCTTGAAATGGATCAATTGCAAATTAAACTTCgtgaaaaaattgatagaaaGAAATACTTACTTGTGTTGGATGATATATGGAATGAAGATCGTGAAAAATGGCTTAACTTGAAGAATATTTTAATGGGTGGTTTGAAAGGAAGTAAGATTGTAATAACCACTCGTAGTAAATTGGTTGCAAAGATTACACACACAGATTCACCATATATTAATCTCAAAGGTCTCTCCATAGAGCAGTCttggtttttatttgagaaagtGGCATTTAGCAAAGGGCAAGTGACCAATAATCCTACACTGAGGGAAATTGGATCGGAGATTGTAAAAATATGTCAAGGTGTACCCCTTGCCATAAAGTCCATAGGACATGTGTTATACTGTAAGGAAACAGAATCTGAGTGGTTATTTGTAAAGAATAATTTACTAGAAAATGTAACTCTAGGGAATGAGATTTTACCTATTTTAAAGTTGAGTTATGATAATCTCCCATCACATTTAAAGAGTTGTTTTGCTTATTGCTCTTTGTTTCCCAAAGATTATGAGATGGACAAGGAAACAGTGATACAACTATGGATAGCACAAGGGTTTATCCAAtcatcaaacaaaaatcaacaaTTAGAGGATGTTGGTGATGAGTATTTCAAGGATTTACTTTGGAGGTCCTTCTTTGAAGAAGTAGGGACTTACAAAGGCTTAAGATACAAGATGCATGATTTAATTCATGATCTTGCGGAAGCTATTGCAGGCGAGGAGTGCAGGCTCATTAATATTGAtggaaaaaatattaatgaaaaaaatcgTCATGTATCATGTCCATTTTCTATTGACTCATCTTTTACTGAAACTTTAAGGTTGTTGGTTAAAGCAGTCAAGGTACATACATTTCTTCTAACATATAATGAGCATAAATCTGGTGGCTTGGATGAGTCAATGTTGAAAACAATTATTTTGAGTTTCAAGAGCTTGCGTGCGTTAGATTTACATGCACTGAACATTAAATCAATACCAAATTCTATAGGGAAGTTAATACATCTAAAGTATCTTGATGTATCTTTTAATTGGAATATTGAAACTCTCCCTGATTCAATTACTACATTGTTGAATTTGCAAGTACTAAAACTTTATGATTGTAGAGGTCTTAAAGAATTACCCAAAAAGTTTAGAGAATTGGTTAACCTCAAACATCTTTATAATCATGGTTGTTATAATTTGAGCCATATGCCTTGTGGATTAGGGCAAATGACTTCACTTCAAACATTATCATTATTCATTGTGAGCACCTCTTCCCACACTGGTGGATTAGGCGAATTGAAGGAGCTAAACAACCTGAGAGGAACATTAGAGATCTCACATTTGGAACGGTTGGAAGAAACTAACTCAGAATCCATTGTTGTGAATTTAAGGGAGAAGCAACATCTtgaaaaattgatattaaaatGGGATCATCAAGATCAAGTAGATAATAATGAAGATGAGAAGTTATTAGAAGACCCCCAACCACACGAAAATCTCAAATATTTGGAAGTGTATCAGTATAAGGGTGTGAAATTTTCAAGTTGGATCTCTTCTCTCATAAATCTTGTTGATTTAAGGATAGAGAGTTGTAAGAGATGCCGATATTTGCCACCATTGTCTCATCTCCCCTCTTTAAAATCTCTAAGCCTTGATACGATGAATGATTTGGAGTACATATCCGACAAAGATATGAGTAAAGAGGTGCTTGCTTCATCCGCAACATTATCAACAACGTTCTTCCCATCTCTGAAGTCACTCGCAATAGAGACATGTCCTAATTTGAAGGGATGGTGGGGGAGAACAGGGAGGGATTTAGTTGCAACAACATCTGCGTCAACACCAGATCATCAACAAGATCAGTCTCACAACTCACTGCCTTtatttcctcttctttcttatttGCGGATTATTAATTGCCCTGAAATGACTTCCATGCCCCTGTTTCCCAATCTCGAAGAATCTCTATATTTAAAGAATGTCAGTTTGAGGCCTTTGCAAGAGACAATGTCAGTTTCCTCCTCTTCATtatcctcttcttctcctctctccaaattaaattatatgaCTTTGTTTTCTATAGAAGATATAGAGTCTCTTCCGGCTGAGTGGGCACTATATTCTCTCAAGCAACTATATATTGTGAATTGCCCTAGACTAACATCTATGTCTGGAGCGGTGCGTAATCTCACCTCCCTCTGTGTGCTATCAATTGTCGATTGCGAGGAGTTCGATCCATTCAGAGACATGCATGATGATGGCATGGAATGGCGATGCCTCAATTGTCTCCGTGATTTATGGTTCATAAGCATTCCGAAACTGAAGTCTCTCCCTGTGGGTCTTCAATGTATTTCCACCCTAAAAGAGCTCCGCATTTCAAACTGTCCAAATTTAATGACTTTGCCGGAACTCAC
- the LOC126724275 gene encoding putative disease resistance protein RGA3 isoform X2, which yields MAEVILFGLAQKMIENLGSQTFQEIGSLWGVEGELEKIKATVSTIQAVLQDAAEQRSHNNQVKHWLEKLNDAVYDADDLLSEFSTEATRRSMVSGNKLTKEVRTFFSKSNQLAFRGKMSRKIKAMRQKLNAIAEVREKFHLKEYHVEPKVVREPTHSFVREEEVIGREEEKKAIIELLLDSNVEENVSVIPIVGIGGLGKTTLAQCVYNDEKVKNNFELKMWVCVSDVFELKSIIEKIIISAIGDAPRNLEMDQLQIKLREKIDRKKYLLVLDDIWNEDREKWLNLKNILMGGLKGSKIVITTRSKLVAKITHTDSPYINLKGLSIEQSWFLFEKVAFSKGQVTNNPTLREIGSEIVKICQGVPLAIKSIGHVLYCKETESEWLFVKNNLLENVTLGNEILPILKLSYDNLPSHLKSCFAYCSLFPKDYEMDKETVIQLWIAQGFIQSSNKNQQLEDVGDEYFKDLLWRSFFEEVGTYKGLRYKMHDLIHDLAEAIAGEECRLINIDGKNINEKNRHVSCPFSIDSSFTETLRLLVKAVKVHTFLLTYNEHKSGGLDESMLKTIILSFKSLRALDLHALNIKSIPNSIGKLIHLKYLDVSFNWNIETLPDSITTLLNLQVLKLYDCRGLKELPKKFRELVNLKHLYNHGCYNLSHMPCGLGQMTSLQTLSLFIVSTSSHTGGLGELKELNNLRGTLEISHLERLEETNSESIVVNLREKQHLEKLILKWDHQDQVDNNEDEKLLEDPQPHENLKYLEVYQYKGVKFSSWISSLINLVDLRIESCKRCRYLPPLSHLPSLKSLSLDTMNDLEYISDKDMSKEVLASSATLSTTFFPSLKSLAIETCPNLKGWWGRTGRDLVATTSASTPDHQQDQSHNSLPLFPLLSYLRIINCPEMTSMPLFPNLEESLYLKNVSLRPLQETMSVSSSSLSSSSPLSKLNYMTLFSIEDIESLPAEWALYSLKQLYIVNCPRLTSMSGAVRNLTSLCVLSIVDCEEFDPFRDMHDDGMEWRCLNCLRDLWFISIPKLKSLPVGLQCISTLKELRISNCPNLMTLPELTSLEYLWIHRCEPNLTSLLEISCLTSLRSLRIEDLPNLITFPESIRNPISLEKLTIDNCPNLTTLPDDGFLKSLRKLQIWECPQLAEKYKNKIEKDFPNLEIEW from the coding sequence ATGGCCGAAGTAATCCTCTTTGGTCTTGCAcagaaaatgattgaaaatcTGGGCTCTCAGACTTTCCAAGAGATTGGATCACTCTGGGGTGTCGAAGGTGAGCTTGAAAAAATCAAGGCGACTGTTTCCACAATCCAAGCTGTACTTCAGGATGCAGCGGAGCAGCGAAGTCATAACAATCAAGTCAAGCACTGGCTCGAAAAGCTCAACGATGCAGTTTATGACGCAGATGACTTGTTGAGTGAGTTCTCAACTGAAGCTACAAGGCGAAGCATGGTGAGTGGGAATAAACTCACAAAAGAGGTACGCACTTTCTTTTCAAAGTCAAACCAACTAGCTTTTCGTGGTAAGATGAGTCGTAAAATAAAGGCAATGAGGCAAAAGCTAAATGCAATAGCAGAAGTCAGGGAAAAGTTTCACCTGAAAGAATACCATGTAGAGCCTAAAGTAGTGAGGGAACCAACTCACTCATTTGTACGTGAAGAAGAAGTTATTGGGagggaagaggaaaaaaaggcTATCATAGAACTATTATTGGACTCTAATGTAGAAGAGAATGTTTCGGTTATTCCCATTGTGGGGATAGGGGGATTAGGGAAAACTACTCTTGCTCAATGTGTGTACAATGATGAGaaagtcaaaaataattttgagttAAAAATGTGGGTATGTGTTTCTGATGTCTTTGAGTTGAAAAGTATTATTGAAAAGATAATTATATCTGCTATAGGTGATGCACCTAGAAATCTTGAAATGGATCAATTGCAAATTAAACTTCgtgaaaaaattgatagaaaGAAATACTTACTTGTGTTGGATGATATATGGAATGAAGATCGTGAAAAATGGCTTAACTTGAAGAATATTTTAATGGGTGGTTTGAAAGGAAGTAAGATTGTAATAACCACTCGTAGTAAATTGGTTGCAAAGATTACACACACAGATTCACCATATATTAATCTCAAAGGTCTCTCCATAGAGCAGTCttggtttttatttgagaaagtGGCATTTAGCAAAGGGCAAGTGACCAATAATCCTACACTGAGGGAAATTGGATCGGAGATTGTAAAAATATGTCAAGGTGTACCCCTTGCCATAAAGTCCATAGGACATGTGTTATACTGTAAGGAAACAGAATCTGAGTGGTTATTTGTAAAGAATAATTTACTAGAAAATGTAACTCTAGGGAATGAGATTTTACCTATTTTAAAGTTGAGTTATGATAATCTCCCATCACATTTAAAGAGTTGTTTTGCTTATTGCTCTTTGTTTCCCAAAGATTATGAGATGGACAAGGAAACAGTGATACAACTATGGATAGCACAAGGGTTTATCCAAtcatcaaacaaaaatcaacaaTTAGAGGATGTTGGTGATGAGTATTTCAAGGATTTACTTTGGAGGTCCTTCTTTGAAGAAGTAGGGACTTACAAAGGCTTAAGATACAAGATGCATGATTTAATTCATGATCTTGCGGAAGCTATTGCAGGCGAGGAGTGCAGGCTCATTAATATTGAtggaaaaaatattaatgaaaaaaatcgTCATGTATCATGTCCATTTTCTATTGACTCATCTTTTACTGAAACTTTAAGGTTGTTGGTTAAAGCAGTCAAGGTACATACATTTCTTCTAACATATAATGAGCATAAATCTGGTGGCTTGGATGAGTCAATGTTGAAAACAATTATTTTGAGTTTCAAGAGCTTGCGTGCGTTAGATTTACATGCACTGAACATTAAATCAATACCAAATTCTATAGGGAAGTTAATACATCTAAAGTATCTTGATGTATCTTTTAATTGGAATATTGAAACTCTCCCTGATTCAATTACTACATTGTTGAATTTGCAAGTACTAAAACTTTATGATTGTAGAGGTCTTAAAGAATTACCCAAAAAGTTTAGAGAATTGGTTAACCTCAAACATCTTTATAATCATGGTTGTTATAATTTGAGCCATATGCCTTGTGGATTAGGGCAAATGACTTCACTTCAAACATTATCATTATTCATTGTGAGCACCTCTTCCCACACTGGTGGATTAGGCGAATTGAAGGAGCTAAACAACCTGAGAGGAACATTAGAGATCTCACATTTGGAACGGTTGGAAGAAACTAACTCAGAATCCATTGTTGTGAATTTAAGGGAGAAGCAACATCTtgaaaaattgatattaaaatGGGATCATCAAGATCAAGTAGATAATAATGAAGATGAGAAGTTATTAGAAGACCCCCAACCACACGAAAATCTCAAATATTTGGAAGTGTATCAGTATAAGGGTGTGAAATTTTCAAGTTGGATCTCTTCTCTCATAAATCTTGTTGATTTAAGGATAGAGAGTTGTAAGAGATGCCGATATTTGCCACCATTGTCTCATCTCCCCTCTTTAAAATCTCTAAGCCTTGATACGATGAATGATTTGGAGTACATATCCGACAAAGATATGAGTAAAGAGGTGCTTGCTTCATCCGCAACATTATCAACAACGTTCTTCCCATCTCTGAAGTCACTCGCAATAGAGACATGTCCTAATTTGAAGGGATGGTGGGGGAGAACAGGGAGGGATTTAGTTGCAACAACATCTGCGTCAACACCAGATCATCAACAAGATCAGTCTCACAACTCACTGCCTTtatttcctcttctttcttatttGCGGATTATTAATTGCCCTGAAATGACTTCCATGCCCCTGTTTCCCAATCTCGAAGAATCTCTATATTTAAAGAATGTCAGTTTGAGGCCTTTGCAAGAGACAATGTCAGTTTCCTCCTCTTCATtatcctcttcttctcctctctccaaattaaattatatgaCTTTGTTTTCTATAGAAGATATAGAGTCTCTTCCGGCTGAGTGGGCACTATATTCTCTCAAGCAACTATATATTGTGAATTGCCCTAGACTAACATCTATGTCTGGAGCGGTGCGTAATCTCACCTCCCTCTGTGTGCTATCAATTGTCGATTGCGAGGAGTTCGATCCATTCAGAGACATGCATGATGATGGCATGGAATGGCGATGCCTCAATTGTCTCCGTGATTTATGGTTCATAAGCATTCCGAAACTGAAGTCTCTCCCTGTGGGTCTTCAATGTATTTCCACCCTAAAAGAGCTCCGCATTTCAAACTGTCCAAATTTAATGACTTTGCCGGAACTCACCTCACTTGAATATCTTTGGATTCATAGATGCGAGCCTAATCTGACATCACTTCTTGAGATTAGTTGTCTCACTTCTTTACGGTCGCTGCGGATTGAAGACTTACCCAATTTGATTACTTTCCCCGAATCAATTAGGAATCCAATCTCACTTGAAAAGCTTACCATTGACAACTGTCCCAATCTCACAACACTACCCGATGATGGTTTTCTCAAGTCTTTACGAAAACTGCAAATTTGGGAGTGTCCTCAGTTAgctgaaaaatacaaaaataaaatcgaAAAGGACTTCCCTAATTTGGAAATCGAATGGTGA